Below is a genomic region from Methanolobus sediminis.
ATCTATAATGGCCCACATAAGTTTCTTCCCTATTCCTGGAAGTAATTCAAGCATATGTAGCCTGTTTGTGATTGGATGTGCATCGTTAAAGAACTGTACAAACCTGTCCTCGTGGTGTTTAATGGTCATTTCCAGAATGTACGGCAACTCAAGCTGAGCTCCGTGGCTTAGATCTGTATATGTGATACGGTGCTTTACATGGTCAATAAGATCCCTGTCACCATCACCTATGTAAACTCTTGACTGTATGTCAGGTACTCTTCCTTCCTTTGGCACAAGCTCCATCAGAACGAAATGGTTTTCTCCGACTGCCTGGACAAGAGGTTTCTTTTGATATGAAGGGCGTTTATCGTCGGCGCTTCCATATGGAAGATAATCTAAAATCCATGCGTACTCTTCTTTCTCAGGTGGTTTTCCCCTTGCTTGCATATATTCATTCCCTCCTGTGGCATACCTGCTGCTACTGCTGCAACTTCTCTCGATGTAAAAAAAGGGGTGTATCGAATATAAATCTAATCCATTGCTTCTTCAACAAGGTTTAGCATTTCATCGAGTTCTTCTTCTGTAAGTGTGAATCTTTCCTTTGCGTAAAGTGATCTGAGCTCATCTCTTGACTGTGGCATGATATCTGCAATTCTGATTGCAATCTCAGGTTTCATTTTTTCCAGTTCAAGAAGTTTATTTACAAGATCCCTTGCTTTTTCCGGTGTTGTCTTTGAGAACATCTCTGCATGGTTGATAGCTTTGCGTAGTTCATAGCCCAACTCTTCCTCATTGTTGAGGCGTTCTTCCATAATCTCGTGCAGCATACCCTTTACTTCAGACAGGGTCAACAACTCTTCACTAAGAACTTCTTTTACTATCATTGATATACACTCTATGCATTAGTTAGATTAGGCCACATTGGAATGGCATATGATTACAAGATTAAATCCAGGGATAAAATATTATCGCTAAATATATGCAGTAAAGATACATCTAACGATAAATAAAGGTAATCCAGGTACAATGCCTGAATTTTCTATGAATTTAGTATTTCTGTGGTTTAAGGTGCTGTGGAAGGGATATAAGTTCCTTCATTGCGTTTCCGTCCCTTATCTGCAGGATGTAGGCACGTCCGCGCTGTCCGAGAACTTTTCCTGTCTTTCCCTGGAACCTTGCATGTGGCATTCCCTTCTGTACGCTTGGGTCGATGTCGATGTGGACCATCTGACCGCAGTCGAATTCCTGAATTGCCTTGCTTACTGGTGAAAGTCCTCTTTCTCTTGAGGTCTTCTTTAACTTGTATCTTGTGCAGTGTTTTTCACCGTGTGATGTTGCCATGATTATTTTCCTCCATTGAAAATATGATTTTAATATATGAATTGTATGTGAGTCCTTATGGCTCATTTATATGTCTACTTTAATGACGTTGAGTTCATCAACCTTTGCCTGAATGCCCAGAAGTCCTGTAAGACTCGGTTCTGTTCTTCCATCATCTCCTGATGTAAGTTCCTTGACATACAGACCGCCATCACAATGCACTTCAATGATAGCGAATTCCTCTGTTTTCTCAACGAGCTTCATGTTGTGAACATATCGTTTCCTGACAAGATCCGCTCTTCTATGGGCCACTCTCTGCGGAGTCCTCTGATGTATCTGCACTCCGATAAGTGAATTTATAGCATCTTCCAGTTTGTCCGTGGAAACAGGCTCTTTGAATGTAACTTTAAGGTTATAAACTTTATCCGCCTTTGAGGATTTCAGGGTCTCAATTACTGCCTTCTCTACAATTTTAAGCCCTTCAACTTCAACTTTCCCATCTGCAAACTCGTTAATCCTCTTTTCAAGTTCCCAGACATCTATACTGCGTATTTTCGGACTAACGGCTTCTACTACAAATGGTCTTCCGGTACCAAGCATAAGCGCATCGATATCTTCCCTGCCGGCACCATGGAACTTAGAATCCATTGCTTCTGTCATCTCAATAAGTTCCTTGCCTATGAGTTCATCCACTGATTCAGGATATTGTTTGCCGGTGTTGTCACATTGCTCGCATCCCCTGCCGCCACAGTTTCTGCATGGCCATCTTGTCTGTGGAATTCCTCTGACAAGTTTCCTGTATCTTCCCTGTATGTAGAGTGATTTAACCTGCACACTTGTCCTTTCTTCCGCGATATCAAGGGTTATAACAAGATCCGGCCTCTCAAATTCCACTTCTTTGCCGATGCGTGCGGAAATAAGCTTGCCGACCTCACGGTTCATTTCAGTCTTGAACTGCTCGGCCTGTGTAACGCCGCATTCGCTCCAGAGTATTTCCTCGTTTTCCCCAATGAGCCCGCTGACCTTTGTACCAACCAGGATTGTTGAATACTCCCTGTCTCCGATGCTTTCCACCGCTCTGTCTGCCCACAAGTCAAGGTTTTCGAAAATCCCCAGGCATACCCAGCATTTCTCATCCTCACCTTC
It encodes:
- a CDS encoding DUF655 domain-containing protein — translated: MQARGKPPEKEEYAWILDYLPYGSADDKRPSYQKKPLVQAVGENHFVLMELVPKEGRVPDIQSRVYIGDGDRDLIDHVKHRITYTDLSHGAQLELPYILEMTIKHHEDRFVQFFNDAHPITNRLHMLELLPGIGKKLMWAIIDERKKGTFKTLAELHERVGGVHSPEKVIVNRIIEELKDENIKYRLFTTPSRRPRTH
- a CDS encoding tRNA pseudouridine(54/55) synthase Pus10 → MSILETAKKIIEEGPICDHCMGRQFAKLSTGLTNVERGQAIKLALAMEGDAMFKESGDDSLLEELAKSSKYARKTLKIEGEDEKCWVCLGIFENLDLWADRAVESIGDREYSTILVGTKVSGLIGENEEILWSECGVTQAEQFKTEMNREVGKLISARIGKEVEFERPDLVITLDIAEERTSVQVKSLYIQGRYRKLVRGIPQTRWPCRNCGGRGCEQCDNTGKQYPESVDELIGKELIEMTEAMDSKFHGAGREDIDALMLGTGRPFVVEAVSPKIRSIDVWELEKRINEFADGKVEVEGLKIVEKAVIETLKSSKADKVYNLKVTFKEPVSTDKLEDAINSLIGVQIHQRTPQRVAHRRADLVRKRYVHNMKLVEKTEEFAIIEVHCDGGLYVKELTSGDDGRTEPSLTGLLGIQAKVDELNVIKVDI
- a CDS encoding RNA polymerase Rpb4 family protein produces the protein MIVKEVLSEELLTLSEVKGMLHEIMEERLNNEEELGYELRKAINHAEMFSKTTPEKARDLVNKLLELEKMKPEIAIRIADIMPQSRDELRSLYAKERFTLTEEELDEMLNLVEEAMD
- a CDS encoding 50S ribosomal protein L21e; this encodes MATSHGEKHCTRYKLKKTSRERGLSPVSKAIQEFDCGQMVHIDIDPSVQKGMPHARFQGKTGKVLGQRGRAYILQIRDGNAMKELISLPQHLKPQKY